One segment of Herbaspirillum hiltneri N3 DNA contains the following:
- a CDS encoding type II secretion system F family protein: MTAARDELYAWEGRDREGRPVRGEMRAGGPALVGATLRRQGIQPTLIRKKSVQRDKRIGDKDIALFTRQLATMLKAGVPLLQAFDIVARSQANPALARLVAGLRADVEGGSGLHQAFGRHPRQFDALYCNLVAAGEQAGLLDELLARLAHYKEKTLATRSKVRAALVYPVAIVAFAVLVTSIIMIWVVPSFKEVFGSFGAALPLPTLIVIAISDFLTRYWWMMAATLGGAGAWLLRAWRRSPALQAKADRWLLRLPVFGNVVRKAALARWSRTLATLFAAGVPLVEALQSVRGAAANAVYADATAAIGRDVGDGASLAGAIERTGLFPQLVGQMVAIGEESGALDQMLAKVADFYEIEVDEAVASISTLMEPFIMLVLGVVIGGLVIAMYLPIFKLGSVI; encoded by the coding sequence ATGACGGCGGCGCGCGACGAACTCTACGCGTGGGAAGGCCGCGACCGCGAGGGCAGACCCGTGCGCGGCGAGATGCGCGCGGGCGGCCCGGCGCTGGTCGGCGCCACGCTGCGGCGCCAGGGTATCCAGCCGACATTGATCCGCAAGAAAAGCGTGCAGCGCGACAAGCGCATCGGCGACAAAGACATCGCGCTGTTCACGCGTCAGTTGGCGACCATGCTCAAGGCCGGGGTGCCGCTGTTGCAGGCGTTCGACATCGTCGCGCGCAGCCAGGCCAATCCGGCGCTGGCGCGGCTGGTGGCCGGGCTGCGCGCCGACGTGGAAGGCGGCAGCGGCCTGCATCAGGCGTTCGGACGCCATCCGCGTCAGTTCGATGCGTTGTACTGCAACCTGGTCGCGGCCGGCGAGCAGGCAGGTCTGCTCGACGAATTGCTGGCGCGCCTGGCCCACTACAAGGAAAAGACCCTGGCCACGCGCAGCAAGGTGCGCGCGGCGCTGGTCTATCCGGTCGCCATCGTGGCCTTCGCCGTGCTGGTGACGTCCATCATCATGATCTGGGTGGTGCCGTCGTTCAAGGAAGTATTCGGCAGCTTCGGCGCCGCGTTGCCGCTGCCGACGCTGATTGTGATTGCGATCTCGGATTTCCTGACGAGGTATTGGTGGATGATGGCCGCCACGCTCGGCGGCGCCGGCGCATGGCTGCTACGGGCATGGCGCCGGTCGCCGGCCTTGCAGGCGAAGGCCGACCGCTGGCTGCTGCGGCTGCCGGTGTTCGGCAACGTCGTGCGCAAGGCGGCGTTGGCGCGCTGGAGTCGCACGCTGGCGACGCTGTTCGCCGCCGGCGTTCCGCTGGTCGAGGCGCTACAGTCAGTGCGCGGCGCGGCTGCCAATGCAGTGTATGCCGACGCCACCGCCGCTATCGGCCGCGACGTCGGCGATGGCGCCAGCCTGGCGGGGGCGATCGAGCGTACCGGCCTGTTCCCCCAGCTGGTCGGACAGATGGTCGCCATCGGCGAGGAATCCGGCGCACTTGACCAGATGCTCGCCAAAGTCGCCGATTTTTACGAAATCGAGGTCGATGAAGCGGTTGCCTCCATCTCCACGCTGATGGAACCCTTTATCATGCTGGTATTGGGCGTCGTCATCGGCGGCCTGGTGATCGCGATGTACTTGCCTATTTTCAAACTGGGATCTGTTATCTGA
- a CDS encoding HlyC/CorC family transporter: protein MDTVPIWVQILALALLILCSAFFSMTETALMAANRHRLRHLAKHGNRRAIALLWLLERTDRLLSLILIANTLINALATALVTALAIAAFGNHEKVITLATACVAGLLIIFAEIVPKIIGATYPERISLFTSYILKPLMALAKPLLWAVNIVVSTILRIIHIKASGRSHDQRLSPEELRSIVLEGGNFIPQKHKSILLNLFDLEKISVEDVMTPRAQVEALNLSVSIDEIRNQLATCYHNKLPVYEGEINQIVGILHVRKAIMLFSQDEEITSEEIRALLSAPYFIPQDTDVFTQLQYFQENHERLGIIVDEYGEVQGLVTLEDIIEEMIGEFTTSVPGAARADSFAWNKDGECLLEGATTLRDINKRLGLSLPLDGPKTLNGLLLEWLRDIPEANVSVRIAGCIIEIVQVQNQAIKVVKLFAPASAKTPKAE from the coding sequence TTGGATACCGTGCCCATATGGGTGCAAATTCTTGCACTGGCACTTCTGATTCTTTGCTCGGCATTCTTTTCGATGACCGAGACTGCCCTGATGGCCGCCAACCGGCATCGCCTCAGGCATCTGGCCAAGCATGGCAACAGGCGCGCCATCGCCCTGCTGTGGCTGCTTGAGCGTACCGACCGCCTGCTGTCGCTGATCCTGATCGCCAATACGCTGATCAATGCACTGGCGACGGCGCTGGTCACGGCGCTGGCGATCGCCGCCTTCGGCAACCACGAAAAAGTCATCACCCTGGCCACCGCCTGCGTGGCCGGCCTGCTGATCATCTTTGCCGAAATCGTGCCAAAGATCATCGGCGCGACCTATCCGGAACGCATCTCGCTGTTCACCAGCTACATCCTGAAGCCGCTGATGGCGCTGGCCAAGCCACTGCTGTGGGCGGTCAACATCGTCGTGTCGACGATCCTGCGCATCATCCACATCAAGGCCAGCGGCCGCTCCCACGATCAGCGCCTGTCGCCGGAAGAGTTACGCTCAATCGTGCTCGAGGGCGGCAACTTCATTCCGCAAAAACACAAGAGCATCCTGCTGAACCTGTTCGACCTCGAGAAGATTTCGGTGGAAGACGTCATGACACCGCGCGCCCAGGTCGAGGCGCTCAACCTGTCGGTCTCCATCGACGAAATCCGCAACCAGCTGGCGACCTGCTATCACAACAAGCTGCCGGTCTACGAAGGCGAAATCAACCAGATCGTCGGCATCCTGCACGTGCGCAAGGCGATCATGCTGTTCAGCCAGGACGAGGAGATCACCAGTGAGGAAATTCGCGCACTGCTGAGCGCCCCGTATTTCATCCCGCAGGACACCGACGTCTTCACCCAGCTGCAGTACTTTCAGGAAAACCACGAACGCCTCGGCATCATCGTCGACGAATACGGCGAGGTGCAGGGCCTGGTGACGCTGGAAGACATCATCGAAGAAATGATCGGCGAGTTCACCACCTCGGTGCCGGGCGCCGCGCGCGCCGACAGTTTCGCCTGGAACAAGGACGGTGAATGCCTGCTGGAAGGCGCCACCACTTTGCGCGACATCAACAAGCGCCTGGGCCTGAGCCTGCCGCTGGACGGCCCCAAGACGCTCAACGGCCTGCTGCTGGAATGGCTGCGCGACATCCCCGAAGCCAACGTGTCGGTGCGCATCGCCGGCTGCATCATCGAGATCGTCCAGGTGCAGAACCAGGCCATCAAGGTGGTCAAGCTGTTCGCGCCGGCCTCTGCAAAAACGCCGAAAGCCGAATAG
- the ispB gene encoding octaprenyl diphosphate synthase: MSAALQTATPNSFIDPIAADMGEVNTVIRRQLYSEVPLVNQVSEYIISAGGKRIRPVLVLLIANAYAYKGTAHHSLAAVIEFIHTATLLHDDVVDESSLRRGKETANALFGNAASVLVGDFLYSRAFQMMVAVGNARVMQIVADATNVIAEGEVLQLLNMHNPDVNEEDYLRVIRSKTAKLFEAAAQLGALISGADEAGIEAAGEYGRSLGTAFQLIDDVLDYSGNAAEIGKNVGDDLREGKPTLPLIYLMENGTAEQRELVRTCIENGDEQHFDQILAAITSSGALDYTRQEAQKAARRAADAVQSLPDSKYKNSLLELSTFAVDRNH; this comes from the coding sequence TTGTCCGCCGCTCTCCAAACCGCTACGCCCAATTCCTTCATTGACCCGATAGCTGCCGACATGGGCGAGGTCAATACCGTTATCCGCCGGCAACTTTATTCCGAAGTCCCGCTGGTCAATCAGGTGTCCGAGTACATCATCAGCGCCGGCGGCAAGCGCATCCGGCCGGTCTTGGTGCTGCTGATCGCCAATGCCTACGCCTATAAAGGTACAGCCCACCATTCGCTGGCGGCCGTGATCGAGTTCATTCACACCGCCACCCTGCTGCACGACGACGTTGTTGACGAATCGTCATTGCGCCGCGGCAAGGAAACCGCCAACGCGCTGTTCGGAAATGCCGCGTCCGTGCTGGTGGGCGATTTCCTGTATTCGCGCGCCTTCCAGATGATGGTGGCCGTGGGCAACGCCCGCGTCATGCAAATCGTCGCCGACGCCACCAATGTGATCGCCGAAGGCGAAGTGCTGCAGTTGCTCAACATGCACAACCCGGACGTCAACGAAGAAGATTACCTGCGCGTGATCCGTTCCAAGACGGCCAAATTGTTTGAGGCTGCCGCCCAACTGGGTGCACTGATCTCCGGCGCCGACGAAGCCGGCATCGAAGCGGCCGGCGAATACGGCCGCTCGCTGGGCACCGCATTCCAGCTGATCGACGACGTGCTGGACTATTCCGGCAATGCGGCCGAAATCGGCAAGAACGTCGGCGATGACCTGCGCGAAGGCAAACCGACGCTGCCGCTGATCTATCTGATGGAAAACGGCACGGCCGAACAACGCGAGCTGGTGCGCACCTGTATCGAGAACGGCGACGAGCAGCATTTCGACCAGATCCTGGCCGCCATCACGAGCTCGGGCGCGCTCGATTACACCCGCCAGGAAGCGCAAAAAGCGGCACGCCGCGCAGCCGACGCGGTACAGTCGCTGCCCGATAGCAAGTACAAAAATTCTTTGCTAGAATTATCGACATTCGCCGTTGACCGCAATCACTGA
- the rplU gene encoding 50S ribosomal protein L21, whose product MYAVIKTGGKQYKVAAGEKLKVEQIPADIGSQITLDQVLAVGAGDTVKFGAPLVEGATVLVTVIAQGRHDKVKIFKMRRRKHYQKRQGHRQNYTELQIVSINA is encoded by the coding sequence ATGTACGCGGTCATAAAAACCGGCGGCAAACAATATAAAGTTGCCGCTGGTGAAAAACTTAAAGTAGAACAGATACCGGCAGACATTGGCTCCCAAATCACTTTGGATCAAGTGCTCGCAGTGGGCGCAGGCGATACCGTGAAATTCGGTGCGCCATTGGTCGAGGGTGCAACGGTGCTGGTTACTGTCATAGCGCAAGGTCGTCATGACAAGGTCAAGATCTTCAAGATGCGTCGTCGTAAGCATTACCAGAAGCGTCAAGGCCATCGCCAGAACTACACCGAACTGCAAATCGTCTCGATCAACGCTTAA
- the rpmA gene encoding 50S ribosomal protein L27: MAHKKGGGTTRNGRDSESKRLGVKVYGGQAINAGGIIIRQRGTKVHPGENVGMGKDHTLFALTEGKVQFVIKGVAKRQYVTVVAA; encoded by the coding sequence ATGGCACATAAAAAAGGCGGCGGCACTACGCGCAACGGCCGTGATTCAGAGTCGAAACGACTCGGCGTCAAGGTCTATGGCGGCCAAGCGATCAACGCTGGCGGCATCATCATTCGTCAACGCGGCACCAAGGTCCATCCTGGTGAAAACGTCGGCATGGGCAAGGACCACACTCTGTTCGCATTGACAGAAGGTAAAGTCCAGTTCGTGATCAAGGGCGTTGCGAAGCGTCAGTACGTTACTGTTGTTGCAGCTTAA